The Asticcacaulis sp. EMRT-3 region GCGCGCGCGTTACACCTTCTTTGCCGAAGGGGCGCGCGGCTCGCTGTCGCAGCAGGTGATCCGCAAGTTCGATCTGGACGCCAAAAGCGATTACCAGAAATACGGGCTGGGCATCAAGGAACTGTGGAAGGTTGCCCCCGACAAGTTCAAGCCCGGCCTTGTGCAGCATACGCTCGGCTGGCCGCTGGACGACCGCACCGGCGGCGGCTCATTCATGTACCATTTCGGCGACCATTATGTGTCGATCGGCTTTGTGGTGCATCTCAATTACCAAAATCCGTATCTGTCGCCCTATGACGAGTTCCAGCGCTTCAAGCACCATCCGCTGATCCGCGACGTGCTGGAAGGTGGCGAGCGCGTGGCCTATGGCGCGCGCGCCATCAGCGAAGGCGGTTATCAGTCGGTGCCGCGTCTGGTCTTCCCCGGCGGGGCGCTGATCGGCTGTTCGGCGGGACTGGTCAATGTGCCGCGTATCAAGGGCAGCCATAATGCGATCAAGAGCGGCATTCTGGCGGCGGATGCGGTAGTCAAGGCGCTGAGGTCAGAAACGCCGTCGCGCGTGCTGGAAGCGTATCAGACGGCCTATGACCATTCCGACATCGCGGCGGAACTGCGCCTTGTGCGCAACGTCAAGCCGCTGTTGTCGCGGCTCGGCACCAGTTTCGGCACGCTGATCGGCGGCCTTGAAATGTGGTGTACGCGGCTGCTCGGCGGTTTTTCGTTCCTCGGCACGCTCAGTCATGGCAAGTCCGACGCCCATGCCATCAAGCCTGCGGCGGAATGCAGGCCGATCAGCTATCCGAAGCCGGATGGCGTCCTGTCGTTCGACAAGCTGTCTTCGGTGTTTCTGTCGAGCACCAATCATGAGGAAGACCAGCCGGTTCACCTGAAACTCAAAGACCCGCATATCCCGATCGACATCAACCTGCC contains the following coding sequences:
- a CDS encoding electron transfer flavoprotein-ubiquinone oxidoreductase yields the protein MSDTPKTTEGVARESMDYDVVIVGGGPAGLSAAIRLKQKAAEAGIEVSVAVLEKGSEIGAHILSGAVIDPSGLAKLFPDWKAMGAPLETEVSDDKFIFLGPQGALDITWLPKPDYMSNHGCYIASLGNLSRWLAEQAEGLGVEIYPGMACSEVLYDDEGAVAGVVAGVFGVAKDGHHKPDYQPGLDLRARYTFFAEGARGSLSQQVIRKFDLDAKSDYQKYGLGIKELWKVAPDKFKPGLVQHTLGWPLDDRTGGGSFMYHFGDHYVSIGFVVHLNYQNPYLSPYDEFQRFKHHPLIRDVLEGGERVAYGARAISEGGYQSVPRLVFPGGALIGCSAGLVNVPRIKGSHNAIKSGILAADAVVKALRSETPSRVLEAYQTAYDHSDIAAELRLVRNVKPLLSRLGTSFGTLIGGLEMWCTRLLGGFSFLGTLSHGKSDAHAIKPAAECRPISYPKPDGVLSFDKLSSVFLSSTNHEEDQPVHLKLKDPHIPIDINLPKYAEPAQRYCPAGVYEIVGLETHQPRLQINAQNCVHCKTCDIKDPTGNIVWTCPEGGGGPNYPNM